A segment of the Gemmatimonas sp. UBA7669 genome:
CGTGACGCGTTCTCATTGGGTACGAGGAATCCGTAGACGCCACCCAGATGCAGCGATGACGGCTCCTGCGCACCGCTGTCTTCGATCTGCACTTCATGGCGGCCGCGCAGATAGATGCCGCTATTGCCACCCTTGGGATAGCGGAACTCCACGTGCAGGCGGAAATCGGTGAAACGCTGCTTCGTGGCGAGGTTGGCGCCAGAGCGTGCATTGGTGAGCAGGCCGTTCACCACACTCCAGTTGTTGCGCGCACCGGGCAGGGGTTCCCACGCGTCCATGGCGGTTCCGCCAAAGAGCACGATTTCCTGGCCCCACACCGGTGCCGCGTTGCGTCGCAGCACCGGCGCACGCGTGCCGTTCACGCGATGCACGGCACCATTGGGCAGGGTCAGGGTGCCCTGCAGTCGATCGTCGCTGAGCGTGGCCTCCATCTGCAGATCATTGGTACCGGCTTCCCACTGTGGAGGGATGGCAAAGCGCAGGGTGCTGCCGTCGACGTTCACGCGCGCAATGGGCCGGGCGCTGCCGCCACCAGCGACAAAGCGGCCGACCAACGTGCGATTGCCCGACAACGTGACTTCGAGCCACGACGGATAGCGTCGACCGTCACCTTCGACCGTGAGATCCCATCGACCGATGACCGCGGCGCTGGCCGAAGCGGGTGCCTGTGCCTCCAGCACTGATGGCGTCGTCGGTACGCCAGCCATCAGTGTTGCTGTCAGCAGAACGCCGGTGCATGTAGCGCGACGCAGTTGGCTGGCGCGCCGCAGGGCAGAGTAACGCATGCGAATTGGTCAGGTGGAGGAGGGAGGGGCATCGGTCTTGAGACTCTCGGCTGCCGACAACGCCGCCGCACGTACGGCGGCGCGAACGCGGGGCGACGTACCACAGCGGCAGAGTACCCCGTCAAACGCCCGATCGATATCGGCATCGGTGGGTGCAGGGTTGTCGCGCAACAGCGCCACGGCGGTCATGACCTGACCCGACTGACAGTAGCCGCACTGCGCGACGTTGCCATCGGTCCACGCCGCTTCCACGGCGTGCGTCACGCGTGCCACCTCGGGGGTGTGCACGGGCGCGTGCAGGCCTTCAATGGTGACGACATGCCGCGTGCCAACGCGGCCGATGGGCAGGACGCAGGCGCGTGATGGCACACCGTCCAGCCACACGGTGCAGGTTCCGCAGAGCGCCATGCCGCAGCCAAAGCGTGTGCCCGGCAACTGCAGGACTTCGCGCAATACCCAGAGCAGCGGCATCTCCGGCTGCACGGTAACGCTGTGCCGCTCGCCATTCACGAGCACGGTGTGAGCGACAGGTTGACTCATGTTGGCCGCTGCTCCGTTTCCCGGGCCACAAAGCGTGATGAGCGTGTGGGGCGCAGTGGCAGGCTGCGGAGGCGTTCACCGGTCAATCGCGCCAGCGCATTGGCCACGGCGGGCGCGATGGGCGGTACGCCCGGTTCGCCCACCCCACCCGGTGTTTCGCCGCTTGGCACGATGTGCACGTCGATGTGTGGGGTATCGCGCAGAGCCAGCAACGGATACTCGTGAAAGTTGCGCGGCGTCATGCGTCCGGCCTCCATGGGAACGGCCCCGTGCAGCGCGGCCGTGAGACCAAATACCACGCCACCTTCCATCTGCTGGCGCACGCCATCGGGATGCACGGCCACACCACAATCGACCGCCACCACCACGCGGTGTACTCGAAGCTGCAGGGTATCCGATACCGACACCGTGGCAACCTGCGCGACCACGGTGCCAAACGCCTCGTGCAAGGCCAGACCCAATGCCGCGGGGCGGCCGTCGGGGGCGCGGCGCGGTGCATCCGACCACTCGGCTTCGCGCGCCGCCGTTTCGAGTACGCGGGCCGCCCGTGTGTGTCGCTGCAACAGACGCAGTCGATACTGCAGTGGATCGCTGCCCGCGCGTTCGGCCAGTTCATCGATGAACGACTCGAGAAAGAACGCATGGTGCGAATGCCCCACGCTGCGCCACAGTCCCACCGGCACGGGGAACTCGAGCTCGCGATGACCCACGCGCAGTGTCGGCCACTCGTAGGGTTGATCCCAAAGGCCTTCGGCGGCCGTGCGATCCGGCGTGTGTGTGGTCCACGGAAATTTCACGCGACGCGAGAAGGCCTTGAAGGGAGACTGCGACGCCGTTTGCGCCGTGATGGCCGTGGGCTGCCCGGATGTATCCAGGCCGGCGCGCAACAGCGCTGCGCATGCCGGTCGATAGATGTCGTGCTGCAGATCATCGCCGCGCGACCAGATTGTGCACACCGGCACACCGGGTGTTGCGGCCGCAATGCGCGCCGCCTGCGCCACCACGTCAGCCTCGAGTCGACGGCCAAAGCCGCCGCCGAGCCGTCGTTGGTGCACGACGATCTGCGCTTCGTCACGCTCCAGCACCTCGGCGACGGCACGACGCGTGACGTCGGGCATCTGTGTTCCGGTCCATACCGTCACGGCGGTGTCAGTCACCAGCACCGTGGCGTTGGGCGGCTCCATGGTGGCGTGCGCGAGATAGGGCGCATCGTACGTGGCCTCGTGCACGGTGTGGGCCGCCTGCAACGCGTCCTCGGCATTGCCGCGAAAGCGGTGTGGCAGTCCGGCGTCGTTGCGCGCGACACTGCGTAGTGTGGTGCGAATGCCCTCCGATGACAGCGCCGCGTGCGGGCTGTCGGTCCATTGCACGTTGAGCGCGCTCAGTGCCTGCTGCGCCTGCCACCAGCTGTCTGCCACCACGGCTACGCCTGGTGCATCCCCATAGTCCGAACCCGGGAGCGGCACGACGGTGCGCACACCGGGGCGCGCGCGCGCAGCCTCGCCGTCATATGCGCGCACGCGACTGCCCAGTACCGGCGGCATGATCACCGCGGCATAGCGCGTGCCTGCCGGCAGTTGATCCATGCCAAACTGCAGTTCCCCCGTGGCCGCGTCTTTCGCGTCCAGTCGCACACGCGTCTGCCCCACCACCGAATAGGTGGCGGGATCCTTGCGCTGCACCTGCGTGGGACGCTGCAGCACGGCATCCGCGACCAGTTCACCATAGCGCGCGCGGGTGGTGCCCGATACGACGTAACCCCGCTCGGTGCGCAGCGTGGCCACCGGGACGTTCCACCGTGCAGCGGCGGCGGCCAGCAACTGCGCACGGGCGGTGGCGCCGGCATCGCGGGCCACGTCCCACACGTCGCGCACACTCGACGACGCGCTGGTCATCATCAGGCCCACCTCACGCGCCGCCTTGGCCGCAAACCAGCGCAGGGCGCGCGCGGGCGCTGTATGCTCGTCGTCGGGGTGCAGTGGCAGGCCGTCCACCACGGCCGCCACGTTGTGGTAGATGCGATCGATGGGGGCGGGCACGGTGCGCACGCGGCTCCAGTCGCAGTCCAGCTCCTCGGCCACGATCATGGCCAGGGCTGTGTGGATGCCCTGCCCCATCTCACTCTTGGGCGAGATGATGGTGACCGTGTCATCGGGGGCCAGCGCCAGCCAGCCGTTCAGCGCCACATAGCCGGGCTCGAGGGACGGCGTGTGTCCCGCCCGCAGCCGTTGGCGCGGCGGCGAGATCGACCAGCCCAGAATCAGGGCCCCGGTGGCGCCCAGCCCTGTCAGCAGGAAGGTCCGTCGTCTCATATTCAAGGAAGATGGAGGCCGACGCGACGTCCGGCACCCACCGATCCTTCCTTTTCGCTGCGATATCCTGCCATGACCGTGTCCCGCCGCCTTTCTGCTGGCCTTGTGCTGTTCAGCCTGACCGCGTTCTCCGCCTGCAAGGACGAACAGACCAAGGTGGCCGAGGCGGCTGCGCGCATTGCCGAGCGCACCCAGGTGCTGGCCCCGGATGATGTGCAGATCGTGAGTACCGACGGTCGCACAGCCTTGGAGATCATCGGGGATTCCGTGCATGTGTTTCACGAAAACAGCACCATTCGTGTGCCGGCCACGCACATCGAGAATGTGCGCTACGCGGACGGCCGTCTGCGCTTCGACATCAAGGGCATCGGCATGAAGATGTTCGAGGTGGGTGACGGCAAGGAGGGGGCCACCTTCCGCCAGGCCGATGCACTGCAGTTCGTGGCCGTGGTGCTCGATCGCCAGAATCAGATCGAAATGGCGGGCAAGACTCCGTAGTGGCGGGTTCACCTCTTACGCCGGATACAACGATGTCGCGTTCGACGATGCGCAACTGGTTGATTCTTGGTGTGGTCCTTTCGGCGTTCAGCGTGGGGGGATGCGGAAGTGACCGTGGTGGACGCGTCAGTTTCGCCGGCGACTCCACTGCCACCGAGCCTCTGGCGGACGGCGATGTGCGCATCACCAGCACCGATGGCGCGCTGATTCTCGCGGTCATCGGCGATTCGGTGGTCATTCAGATGTCCGACAGTGTCAGGCAGGCGGTGCGGAGTGACATTCAGAACGAGGCCGCCGATGCCGGTCGTCTGGGTGCGATGATTGGCAATGCCGTGGGCGCCGCCGTGAACGCCGCGCTTGGCATCTCGATACGTGTGCCGGCCGAGAACGTCACCAATCTGCGCTACGAGAGCGGCAACTTGCGCTTCGACGTGGACGGCGGTCCGAACGTGAAGGTCAAGTCCAGCAACGGCGACAGCGCCAACACCATCAGCAACGGCAAGAGCAACGGTGGGGCCTTCACCGAAGAGGACGCCACACGGTTCATCGACGCCGTGCGGGCGGCGCAGGCCCGCCGAACCGCCATGTAGCCATGGCGGCCGGCGCCGCAGTCGCGCAGGTCAGGAGCTGCAGCTCAGCATGGAGCAGCCAGCTTTGTGACGCGCCCAGTCGGGCCGCCGCTCCGCCAGCGCGGCATGGGCTGGTTGTTCCACGTATGGTGTGCGCATTACCTCGAGCAGTGTGTGCACCAGTGCATCGTCGCCGGTGGTCGCGGCGTCGATGGCCTGCTGCGCCACGTAGTTGCGCAGGACGAACCATGGATTGACAGCATGCATGGCGGCGCGTCGCTCGGCGACTGAGCGAGACTGCGCACTCACCGTGCGCTGCCATTTCGCGAGCCAGGCAGCCAGACGTTCGCGCGCCGCGTCGCGCCGTGCGTCATCGTAGAACACGTCGCCCAATGCGCGGAGTGGATCACCATCCGGCAGCACGTTGTCCACGTTGCCCAGCGCGCGGAAGAAGCGCGTGAAATCCATTTCTGCGTCGTAGAGCAGCGCGTAGCCCTCGCGCACAATGTCGTCAGCCTCCGCGTCGCCCGGCAGCAGTCCGAACTTGGCGCGGTTCATGGCCTCGTACTCACGCGCGTACACCGTGGCGTAGTGGTCGATGGCCGATTGCAGCGTGGCCTCGTCAGGAATGACGGGGATGAGCGCCTCGGCCAATCGCACCAGATTCCACTGCGCGATGAGCGGCTGCTGGCCGAAGCGATAGCGTCGACCCTGTGCGTCGGTGGTATTGGGTGTCCAGCCCGGATCGAAGTTGTCCACCCAACCGTAAGGCCCGTAGTCGATGGTGAGCCCGAGGATGGACATGTTGTCGGTGTTCATGACGCCATGCACGAAGCCCACGCGCATCCAGTGCACCATGAGCTGCGCGGTGCGCTCGGCTACCTCGTGTAGCCAGGCAACCCGCTTGGCGCTCGCCTCGCCTTCGAGATGCGGAAAGTCCCGTGCGATGGTGAAATCGACGAGGCGCGTGAGCAGAGTCACGTCGTCGCGTGCCGCAAAGATCTCGAAGTTGCCGAAGCGAATGAAGGAGGGCGCCACGCGACAGACAATGGCGCCGGGTTCGAGCGCCGCGTTGCCGTTGTAGAACATGTCGCGCAGCACCACGTCGCCCGTGCGCACGAGACTGAGTGCGCGGGTGGTGGGCACACCCAGGTGGTGCATGGCCTCACTGCAGAGAAACTCGCGCAGGCTCGAGCGCAGGACCGCGCGTCCGTCGGCCGTGCGCGAGTACGGTGTGGGGCCGGCGCCCTTGAGCTGCAGTTCCCAGCGCTCGCCGCGGGCATTGAGCGCCTCGCCCAGCGTGATGGCGCGCCCGTCTCCCAATTGACCGGCCCAGTGCCCGAACTGGTGGCCACCATAGCAGGCGGCGTAGGGCTGCATGCCGGGCATGAGCGCGTTGCCACCGAACACCCGCGCAAAGTCGGGGTGGATGGGATCGCCAGGGGCAAAGCCCACCAGTTCGGCCACGTCGGCCGCGTGCGCCAGCAGCGAGGGCGCGGCAACGGGCGTGGGCTCCACGGCGCTCCAGGCCGCGCCCAGCACCTGTCGGCGCGTGTTGACCGGGTCCGGGTCGCCGGGCAGTTCGCGCACGAAGCGGTTGTCGAAGACGAGGGGGCGGAGTGAAGTTGTCACGTGGTGCAATCTAGCCTCCCCACATCGGAGATCCTGATGGTCATGACCGTTTCTGCTTCCCTGCGCGCGCGCCCGGCCGCGTGGCTGACGTTGGCGAGTGTGCTGCTGGTGGCCGCATGCGGTGGCGAGTCCAAGTCCAACGTTCCGGATAGCGTGGTGACCGTGAATCCGTTTCCGGAGGTCACGCTTTCGGCGGTGGCCCCGGCATCGTACGAGGGTACGTTGCCCTGCGCGGACTGTTCCGGACTCCGCACCGTGCTGGCCATCTGGCCCGACAGTGTGTATCGCCTCGCGCAGACGTATGAGGGCAAGTCGACCACGCCCGTGGTGACGATGGGGCGGTGGCGACTCAGCGAGTCGGTGGTGTCGCTCGAGACCGACAACGGCATTCCCATCCTGTACCGTCGCGTGGGGGACGATACCCTCACCCTGCTGGACCAGCAGGGTCAGCCGATTGCCTCGTCGCTCAACTATTCGCTGCAGCGCTCCGCCTCCATGAATAGCCTGCGCGAGCCGGCCGCGTTCACCGGCACCTTCGAGTACATGGCCGATGCGCCTACCTTCCGCGAATGCGGTTCGGGACAGACCTATCCGGTGCTCATGCGTGGTGACTACCGCAAGCTCGAACGCGCGTTTCTGGCCGCCAAGCTTCCACCGGGCAGTGGTCAGCAGGTGGAAGTGCGCGCTCGCTTTCTCGAACGGCCGGCTGACATGGAAGGCCCGCGCGACCGCGACGTAGTGGAGATCGTGTCCTATGTGGGTCCATCGGCCAATCCCGGCTGTCGTTGAGCCGGGAACTGCCTCAGAACCCCTGGACTTGTAGAGGTATGGCCAACACTGATCTTCAGCAGAACGCCGGTGGTTCGGGCAATGCCGGCACGCCCTACGGCAAACCGTCACCTGACACGCTCAAGAGCACGCTCACGCCTGAGCAGTATGCCGTCACACAGCAGTGCGGCACCGAACCGCCATTTCAGAATGCATTCTGGGACAACCACGAAGCGGGGCTGTATGTGGATGTGGTGAGCGGCGAGCCGCTCTTTGCCAGCATTCACAAGTTCGACAGCGGGACCGGATGGCCGAGCTTCACGCAGCCGGTGGCACCCAACGTGACTGAAGTCGAAGACCGCAGCTACGGCATGCGGCGCGTGGAGGTGCGCAGCAAGCACGCCGATTCACACCTCGGTCACGTTTTCCCTGATGGGCCGCGTGAGGCCGGTGGCATGCGCTACTGCATCAACTCGGCGTCACTGCGATTCATTCCGCTCGCAGAACTCGAAGCGGCCGGTTACGGTGCCTATCGTGTGGTCTTCGAAGGAGGCAGCGCCCATGGCTGAATCAGTGGCGGGTGACCGTGTCACCGACGTGGCTATTCTGGCCGGTGGCTGCTTCTGGGGAATGGAGGAGATTCTCCGTCACATTCCCGGTGTGCTGGAGACCGAGGTGG
Coding sequences within it:
- the msrB gene encoding peptide-methionine (R)-S-oxide reductase MsrB codes for the protein MANTDLQQNAGGSGNAGTPYGKPSPDTLKSTLTPEQYAVTQQCGTEPPFQNAFWDNHEAGLYVDVVSGEPLFASIHKFDSGTGWPSFTQPVAPNVTEVEDRSYGMRRVEVRSKHADSHLGHVFPDGPREAGGMRYCINSASLRFIPLAELEAAGYGAYRVVFEGGSAHG
- a CDS encoding copper resistance protein NlpE N-terminal domain-containing protein gives rise to the protein MTVSASLRARPAAWLTLASVLLVAACGGESKSNVPDSVVTVNPFPEVTLSAVAPASYEGTLPCADCSGLRTVLAIWPDSVYRLAQTYEGKSTTPVVTMGRWRLSESVVSLETDNGIPILYRRVGDDTLTLLDQQGQPIASSLNYSLQRSASMNSLREPAAFTGTFEYMADAPTFRECGSGQTYPVLMRGDYRKLERAFLAAKLPPGSGQQVEVRARFLERPADMEGPRDRDVVEIVSYVGPSANPGCR
- a CDS encoding protein adenylyltransferase SelO; translated protein: MTTSLRPLVFDNRFVRELPGDPDPVNTRRQVLGAAWSAVEPTPVAAPSLLAHAADVAELVGFAPGDPIHPDFARVFGGNALMPGMQPYAACYGGHQFGHWAGQLGDGRAITLGEALNARGERWELQLKGAGPTPYSRTADGRAVLRSSLREFLCSEAMHHLGVPTTRALSLVRTGDVVLRDMFYNGNAALEPGAIVCRVAPSFIRFGNFEIFAARDDVTLLTRLVDFTIARDFPHLEGEASAKRVAWLHEVAERTAQLMVHWMRVGFVHGVMNTDNMSILGLTIDYGPYGWVDNFDPGWTPNTTDAQGRRYRFGQQPLIAQWNLVRLAEALIPVIPDEATLQSAIDHYATVYAREYEAMNRAKFGLLPGDAEADDIVREGYALLYDAEMDFTRFFRALGNVDNVLPDGDPLRALGDVFYDDARRDAARERLAAWLAKWQRTVSAQSRSVAERRAAMHAVNPWFVLRNYVAQQAIDAATTGDDALVHTLLEVMRTPYVEQPAHAALAERRPDWARHKAGCSMLSCSS
- a CDS encoding 3-keto-disaccharide hydrolase, translating into MRYSALRRASQLRRATCTGVLLTATLMAGVPTTPSVLEAQAPASASAAVIGRWDLTVEGDGRRYPSWLEVTLSGNRTLVGRFVAGGGSARPIARVNVDGSTLRFAIPPQWEAGTNDLQMEATLSDDRLQGTLTLPNGAVHRVNGTRAPVLRRNAAPVWGQEIVLFGGTAMDAWEPLPGARNNWSVVNGLLTNARSGANLATKQRFTDFRLHVEFRYPKGGNSGIYLRGRHEVQIEDSGAQEPSSLHLGGVYGFLVPNENASRGPGEWQTFDITLVGRRVTVVLNGRTIIADQTIPGITGGALDSNEGEPGPIYLQGDHTAVEFRRIVLVPATGSR
- a CDS encoding (2Fe-2S)-binding protein; amino-acid sequence: MSQPVAHTVLVNGERHSVTVQPEMPLLWVLREVLQLPGTRFGCGMALCGTCTVWLDGVPSRACVLPIGRVGTRHVVTIEGLHAPVHTPEVARVTHAVEAAWTDGNVAQCGYCQSGQVMTAVALLRDNPAPTDADIDRAFDGVLCRCGTSPRVRAAVRAAALSAAESLKTDAPPSST
- a CDS encoding xanthine dehydrogenase family protein molybdopterin-binding subunit, with the translated sequence MRRRTFLLTGLGATGALILGWSISPPRQRLRAGHTPSLEPGYVALNGWLALAPDDTVTIISPKSEMGQGIHTALAMIVAEELDCDWSRVRTVPAPIDRIYHNVAAVVDGLPLHPDDEHTAPARALRWFAAKAAREVGLMMTSASSSVRDVWDVARDAGATARAQLLAAAAARWNVPVATLRTERGYVVSGTTRARYGELVADAVLQRPTQVQRKDPATYSVVGQTRVRLDAKDAATGELQFGMDQLPAGTRYAAVIMPPVLGSRVRAYDGEAARARPGVRTVVPLPGSDYGDAPGVAVVADSWWQAQQALSALNVQWTDSPHAALSSEGIRTTLRSVARNDAGLPHRFRGNAEDALQAAHTVHEATYDAPYLAHATMEPPNATVLVTDTAVTVWTGTQMPDVTRRAVAEVLERDEAQIVVHQRRLGGGFGRRLEADVVAQAARIAAATPGVPVCTIWSRGDDLQHDIYRPACAALLRAGLDTSGQPTAITAQTASQSPFKAFSRRVKFPWTTHTPDRTAAEGLWDQPYEWPTLRVGHRELEFPVPVGLWRSVGHSHHAFFLESFIDELAERAGSDPLQYRLRLLQRHTRAARVLETAAREAEWSDAPRRAPDGRPAALGLALHEAFGTVVAQVATVSVSDTLQLRVHRVVVAVDCGVAVHPDGVRQQMEGGVVFGLTAALHGAVPMEAGRMTPRNFHEYPLLALRDTPHIDVHIVPSGETPGGVGEPGVPPIAPAVANALARLTGERLRSLPLRPTRSSRFVARETEQRPT